In the Oncorhynchus keta strain PuntledgeMale-10-30-2019 chromosome 14, Oket_V2, whole genome shotgun sequence genome, one interval contains:
- the gdnfb gene encoding glial cell line-derived neurotrophic factor — MKLWDTFTTCFVLLSSVHTSPLRNRPSTKRTRASESLHDFPPMQLSIFSTKSPETADREERSVETQYNMVELQPEQFEDVVDFIKVTISRLKSSLHLGTGSRIRMKRERRKGGKGATRGKDQRERSGSGRGRGRGKGGRGQGCLLKQIHLNVTDLGLGYQTSEEMIFRYCSGPCRNSETNYDKILNNLTQNKRLLPETPPHACCRPVAFDDDLSFLDDHLMYHTMKKHSARRCGCV, encoded by the exons ATGAAGTTATGGGACACCTTTACCACCTGTTTCGTGCTGCTGAGCAGCGTACATACGAGCCCTCTCCGGAACCGACCGTCCACAAAAAGAACACGCGCTTCAGAGAGTCTCCATGACTTCCCGCCAATGCAGCTCAGTATATTTTCAACCAAAAGTCCAGAAACAGCCGACAGGGAAGAGCGATCTGTAGAAACACAAT ataACATGGTTGAGCTTCAGCCAGAGCAGTTTGAGGATGTGGTGGATTTCATCAAAGTCACCATCAGTAGACTGAAAAGCTCGCTACACCTGGGCACGGGCTCAAGGATACGAATGAaacgagagagaaggaaaggagggaagggagCAACCAGAGGAAAGGACCAGAGGGAGAGGTCTGGGAGCGGACGAGGGAGAGGGCGAGGGAAAGGGGGCAGAGGACAAGGCTGTCTGCTCAAACAGATCCACCTGAATGTGACTGACCTGGGCTTAGGTTATCAAACCAGCGAGGAAATGATCTTCCGGTACTGCAGCGGACCTTGCAGGAACTCGGAAACGAACTACGATAAAATCCTCAACAACCTCACCCAAAACAAGAGGCTCCTGCCGGAAACGCCACCTCATGCTTGCTGTCGACCGGTCGCCTTTGACGATGACCTGTCCTTCCTGGATGACCACTTGATGTACCATACAATGAAGAAGCATTCTGCCCGAAGGTGTGGCTGTGTCTGA